In the Wyeomyia smithii strain HCP4-BCI-WySm-NY-G18 chromosome 2, ASM2978416v1, whole genome shotgun sequence genome, one interval contains:
- the LOC129720687 gene encoding nitric oxide synthase-interacting protein homolog yields the protein MTRHARNCTAGAVYTYHEKKKDAASSGFGTSSRRLGKDSVKNFDCCSLTLQPCHYPVITKEGYLFDKEAILTYIITKKKEYEKKLKEYERQVKQDEEEQADKLSAESKKQLDKFISIEKNIVSSKTVSPADEVPSTSGALSNVSLGKRKELPSFWVPSQTPSAKVSRIEKPDSKVYCPISGKPLKTKDLIEVKFTLVKDAFDKKSLIAKENRYMCAVTHDILNNSVPCAVLKTTGDVVTMECVEKIIKKDMIHPLTNVKLTESDIIPLQRGGTGFSTTNDNLQGKEERPALQC from the exons ATGACTCGTCACGCACGGAATTGTACGGCAGGTGCTGTTTATACCTATCACGAGAAGAAGAAAGACGCCGCCTCTTCCGGTTTCGGAACATCCTCTCGACGGCTTGGAAAAGATTCGGTCAAAAATTTTGATTGCTGTTCGCTCACTTTGCAGCCCTGTCACTATCCAGTAATAAC GAAAGAAGGATATTTGTTCGACAAAGAAGCTATTTTAACCTACATTATCACGAAGAAAAAGGAATACGAGAAGAAGCTGAAGGAATATGAACGTCAGGTTAAACAAGATGAGGAGGAGCAAGCTGACAAATTGAGTGCTGAATCCAAGAAGCAATTGGATAAGTTCATATCAATTGAGAAAAATATTGTCAGCAGCAAAACGGTATCTCCTGCAG ATGAGGTTCCCAGTACGAGTGGTGCCCTTTCAAATGTGTcacttggaaaaagaaaagaaTTGCCTAGCTTCTGGGTTCCATCACAAACACCTTCGGCGAAAGTTTCTCGAATCGAGAAACCAGATAGTAAAGTATATTGTCCGATTTCTGGGAAGCCATTGAAAACAAAAGACTTGATTGAAGTCAAGTTTACGTTGGTTAAAGATGCATTCGATAAAAAGTCGTTGATCGCGAAAGAAAATCGTTACATGTGTGCTGTAACGCATGATATTTTGAATAATTCAGTTCCTTGCGCAGTATTGAAAACCAC AGGAGACGTGGTCACAATGGAATGTgtggaaaaaatcataaaaaaggaTATGATTCATCCTTTAACCAACGTAAAGTTGACTGAATCTGACATAATTCCACTTCAGAGG GGCGGGACTGGATTTTCCACAACGAATGATAACCTTCAAGGAAAAGAAGAGCGACCTGCTTTGCAGTGCTAA
- the LOC129719779 gene encoding uncharacterized protein K02A2.6-like, producing the protein MPTIEILESIFARFGNPETLVSDNGRQFISGQFEGFCDTKGILHLKTPPFHPQSNGLAERFVDTFKRTLKKITAGGEGLTEAINTFLLCYRSTPCRSAPEGKSPAEIMLGRTIRTSLDLLRPPTAPHKTDHSKQDDQYNRKHGSKEIRYNSKDLVWAKVFKNNSWSWEAGQILERIGNVIYNVWLEHKKTLIRSHCNQLRKRCESDETETADERQPTQVPLDILLESWGLDRSSTDETESIF; encoded by the exons ATGC CTACCATTGAAATTCTGGAGAGCATCTTCGCTCGCTTCGGAAACCCGGAGACACTGGTTAGCGACAATGGACGCCAGTTCATCAGCGGGCAGTTCGAGGGGTTCTGTGACACCAAAGGCATACTGCACCTGAAGACGCCACCTTTCCACCCACAATCTAATGGACTTGCAGAAAGATTCGTTGACACGTTCAAGCGAACTCTCAAGAAAATTACGGCGGGAGGAGAGGGTCTCACCGAAGCAATCAACACCTTCTTGTTATGCTATCGTTCTACGCCCTGCCGAAGCGCTCCCGAGGGAAAATCACCTGCCGAGATAATGCTTGGTAGAACGATACGCACTTCGCTCGATCTGCTCAGACCACCAACTGCACCTCACAAAACAGATCACTCCAAGCAGGACGACCAGTACAACCGCAAGCATGGAAGTAAAGAAATCAGGTACAATTCTAAGGACCTGGTTTGGGCCAAGGTCTTCAAGAACAACAGTTGGAGCTGGGAAGCTGGTCAAATTCTCGAACGCATTGGGAACGTGATCTACAACGTTTGGTTGGAGCATAAGAAGACGCTAATTCGATCGCACTGTAACCAACTCCGTAAGCGATGTGAGTCGGATGAAACTGAAACAGCTGATGAGAGGCAGCCTACGCAAGTCCCACTTGACATTCTACTAGAGTCATGGGGCCTGGATCGAAGTTCAACAGACGAAACTGAATCGATCTTCTAA